The following are encoded together in the Euwallacea fornicatus isolate EFF26 chromosome 11, ASM4011564v1, whole genome shotgun sequence genome:
- the par-6 gene encoding partitioning defective 6 homolog beta, which yields MSRNKIATRTIVDNKIEVKSKFEAEFRRFSLERNALAKFEEFSALLEKLHKMKDIAFLISYIDPSDQDLLPINNDDNLRRALVNAKPLLRVIIQRKGDSLEELNGYGTMKPRTLISTILGGTPARGKALPISNPHDFRQVSAIIDVDIVPETCRRVRLLKHGSDKPLGFYIRDGSSVKVTQNGLEKIPGVFISRLVPGGLAESTGLLAVNDEVLEVNGIEVAGKTLDQVTDMMIANSSNLIITVKPANQRTVGPVRRGSFSRNSHMSSGSQQSHTTGGSDPEDKFDQDEIVDLTANINLEEASGSIAKDDGILHL from the exons ATGTCCAGGAACAAGATTGCAACCCGTACCATCGTCgacaataaaattgaagtCAAAAGCAAG TTTGAAGCAGAGTTCCGCAGGTTCTCTCTTGAACGTAATGCCTTAGCCAAATTTGAGGAATTCAGTGCCTTACTAGAGAAACTACACAAAATGAAAGATATAGCATTTCTAATTTCTTATATCGACCCGAGCGACCAAGATTTGTTGCCTATCAACAATGACGATAACTTACGCAGGGCTTTGGTCAATGCCAAACCATTACTGCGAGTTATTATCCAGAGAAAAG GGGACAGCCTCGAGGAGCTGAATGGTTATGGCACCATGAAGCCACGCACTCTCATCTCCACCATCCTGGGGGGTACTCCTGCTCGCGGCAAAGCTCTACCCATCTCGAATCCCCACGATTTTCGACAAGTTTCCGCCATCATCGACGTGGACATAGTGCCAGAAACTTGTCGGAGGGTGCGCCTGCTAAAACACGGTTCGGACAAGCCATTGGGGTTTTACATAAGAGATGGCAGCAGTGTAAAAGTTACACAGAACG GTTTAGAAAAAATACCCGGAGTCTTTATCTCTCGACTGGTTCCGGGGGGCCTAGCGGAGTCCACCGGTCTGCTAGCTGTAAATGATGAAGTGTTGGAAGTCAACGGAATTGAAGTAGCTGGGAAAACCTTAGATCAA GTGACTGATATGATGATCGCCAACAGTTCGAACTTGATCATAACAGTGAAGCCCGCAAATCAACGGACGGTCGGGCCAGTACGCAGGGGCAGCTTCAGTCGAAATTCGCACATGTCGAGTGGGTCGCAACAGTCACACACAACCGGCGGCAGTGATCCCGAAGACAAATTCGACCAGGACGAAATCGTGGATT